CGTGGACCGACTTCTCACCGAAGTTGCGGATGTCCATGAGGTCCTCCTCGGTGCACTCGAGGAGCTCGCCGAGCGTGTGGATCCCCTCACGCTTGAGGCAGTTGAGCGCCCTCACGGAGAGGTCGAGCTGCTCGACCGGACGCTCGCTGTCGATGAGCGGACGCGGGCCCGCGTCGAGCCCCTCGGGCTCGGCCGGACCGTCCACTAGCTCGGAGAAGAGACCCACGAGGCCGCCGAGGTGCCGGGCGGCGTGCACCACGGCATCCTGCGGGGTGACCGAACCGTCGGTCTCGACCTCGAGGACCAGCTTGTCGAAGTTGGTCATCTGCTCGACCCGGGTGTGCTCGACCACGTAGGTCACGCGGCGCACCGGGGAGAAGATGGCGTCGACCGGGATGACGCCGATCACGTCCTTGCGCTTCATGCGGTCGGCGACCTGGTAGCCGCGGCCCCGCTCGACGGTGAACTCGACGTCGAGGCGCCCCTTCGAGTTGAGGGTCGCCAGGTGGTGGCCCGGGTTCACGATCTCGATGCCCGCGGGAGCCTCGATGTCCCCCGCCGTCACGTCCTTGGGGCCGCGGGCCCGCAGGTGCAGCGCCCCGACCGCCTCTTCGGTCTCCATGCGCACGACCACGTCCTTGAGGTTGAGGACGAGGTCGGTGACGTCCTCCTTCACCCCTGGGATGGTGGTGAACTCGTGCAGCACGCCCTCGATCTTGGCGGCCGTGATGGCGGCGCCCGGGACGGAGGAGAGCAGCGTCCGACGCATGGCGTTCCCGACCGTGTACCCGAAGCCGGGCTCCAGCGGCTCGATGACGAAACGGGAGAGCCGCTCGTCGACGACCTCCTCGGTCACGGTTGCCCTGGTGATGGTGAGCACGGAGCCTCCTTTGGGTTCTGCGGTGTGGTGACCCGGTGCGCCTACCGGGAGTAGAACTCGACGATCAACGTCTCGCGCACCGGCGCGTCGATCTCGGCGCGCTCGGGGAGCGAGGTGACCTTCGCCTGCTTCGCGCCGTGGTCGACGGACAGCCAGGAGGGGATGGTCCGCCCCTGGGCGCGCTCGACCGCGTCGACGACCCGGACGATGTCCTTCGACCTGTCCTTGATCGAGATCGTGTCGCCCGGACGCAGCAGGAACGACGGGATGTTCGTCAGGCGCCCGTTGACGAGCACGTGCCGGTGCAGGACCAGCTGCCTGGCGTCGTCCCGGGAGTTGGCGAACCCGGCCCGGTAGACGGCGTTGTCCAGCCGCCTCTCGAGGATCCGCAGCAGGTTCTCGCCGGTCGCCCCCTTCTGGCGCGCGGCCATGTCGTAGTAGTTGCGGAACTGCCTCTCGAGCACGCCGTAGATGCGCCGGGCCTTCTGCTTCTCGCGGAGGCGCACCTGGTAGGGCGAGTCCTTCCCGCGCGCGCGGCGCATGCCGTGCTGACCGGGGGGCGTCGGGCGCTTCTCGATGGGGCACTTGGGCGTCTCGCACTTCGCGCCCTTGAGGAAGAGCTTGATCCCCTCCCGGCGGCAC
This genomic stretch from Actinomycetota bacterium harbors:
- a CDS encoding DNA-directed RNA polymerase subunit alpha — translated: MLTITRATVTEEVVDERLSRFVIEPLEPGFGYTVGNAMRRTLLSSVPGAAITAAKIEGVLHEFTTIPGVKEDVTDLVLNLKDVVVRMETEEAVGALHLRARGPKDVTAGDIEAPAGIEIVNPGHHLATLNSKGRLDVEFTVERGRGYQVADRMKRKDVIGVIPVDAIFSPVRRVTYVVEHTRVEQMTNFDKLVLEVETDGSVTPQDAVVHAARHLGGLVGLFSELVDGPAEPEGLDAGPRPLIDSERPVEQLDLSVRALNCLKREGIHTLGELLECTEEDLMDIRNFGEKSVHEVRDKLIDMGLSLKTKDI
- the rpsD gene encoding 30S ribosomal protein S4; its protein translation is MARYNDADCKLCRREGIKLFLKGAKCETPKCPIEKRPTPPGQHGMRRARGKDSPYQVRLREKQKARRIYGVLERQFRNYYDMAARQKGATGENLLRILERRLDNAVYRAGFANSRDDARQLVLHRHVLVNGRLTNIPSFLLRPGDTISIKDRSKDIVRVVDAVERAQGRTIPSWLSVDHGAKQAKVTSLPERAEIDAPVRETLIVEFYSR